From a region of the Budorcas taxicolor isolate Tak-1 chromosome 9, Takin1.1, whole genome shotgun sequence genome:
- the RWDD2A gene encoding RWD domain-containing protein 2A, giving the protein MSASMKECLQLQLLEMEMLFSMFPNQGEVKLEDVNALTNIKRYLDGIREALPPKIEFVITLQIEEPKGKIDLQVTMPHSYPYVALQMFARSPELDRQQQLLLNKGLTSYIGTFDPGELCVCAAIQWLQDNSASYFLNRKLVDEPSTQAKPVKNTFLRMWIYSHHIYQQDLRKKILEVGKRLDVTGFCMTGKPGIICVEGFKEHCEEFWHTIRYPNWKHISCKHAESIETEGDGQDLRLFHSFEELLLEAHGDYGLRNDYHMNLGQFLEFLKKHKSEHVFQILFGIESKSSDS; this is encoded by the exons ATGTCGGCTTCAATGAAGGAATGCCTTCAGCTTCAGCTGCTGGAGATGGAAATGCTGTTTTCTATGTTTCCTAACCAAGGAGAAGTAAAACTTGAAGATGTCAATGCCCTGACGAACATAAAGAGATACTTGGACGGCATAAGGGAGGCGCTGCCACCAAAAATCGAATTTGTGATCACCCTGCAGATCGAGGAGCCCAAG gGGAAAATTGACTTGCAAGTAACCATGCCTCACAGCTACCCCTATGTAGCACTGCAGATGTTTGCACGGTCACCAGAACTTGACAGACAGCAGCAGCTGCTTCTCAACAAAGGCCTCACTTCGTACATCGGGACTTTTGATCCAGgggagctctgtgtgtgtgcggcCATCCAGTGGTTACAAGACAACAGTGCCTCCTACTTCCTGAACAGAAAGCTCGTGGACGAACCATCGACACAAGCAAAGCCAGTCAAGAACACCTTCCTCCGCATGTGGATCTACAGTCACCATATCTATCAGCAGGACCTCCGCAAAAAGATCCTGGAGGTCGGGAAGAGGCTGGACGTGACAGGATTTTGCATGACAGGAAAGCCAGGGATAATCTGTGTGGAGGGCTTCAAAGAGCACTGTGAGGAATTCTGGCACACCATCAGGTACCCCAACTGGAAACACATTTCCTGTAAGCATGCAGAGAGTATCGAAACAGAAGGAGATGGGCAAGACCTGCgccttttccattcttttgaaGAATTACTCCTTGAGGCCCACGGTGACTACGGCTTGAGGAATGACTATCACATGAATCTGGGCCAGTTCTTGGAATTCCTCAAAAAACACAAAAGTGAGCATGTTTTCCAGATATTATTTGGTATTGAAAGCAAAAGTTCTGACTCCTAG